A single Lolium perenne isolate Kyuss_39 chromosome 6, Kyuss_2.0, whole genome shotgun sequence DNA region contains:
- the LOC127326833 gene encoding MEIOTIC F-BOX protein MOF-like, with protein sequence MAPPCPDRLSGLPDCLLHGVLSGLGSRQAVRTSLLSRRWRQLWRDVPCANIDEREFADDTWERFEDFADHMLTSIPPNTQLDAFRLHLLRGKDTYWSSFTFPDRWIRRGLRHFPMTIDIRAASHSFWLPYLPSISPNSLDTVSSAASYYRRLTTLHLVQVRIHDSFTMYLGESCLVAGARGAPHGEVQYNHK encoded by the coding sequence ATGGCTCCACCGTGCCCTGACCGGTTGAGCGGCCTGCCGGACTGCCTCCTGCACGGCGTGCTCTCTGGCCTGGGGTCCCGGCAGGCAGTGCGGACAAGCTTGCTTTCCCGGCGGTGGAGGCAGCTCTGGCGCGACGTGCCCTGCGCCAACATCGACGAGCGCGAGTTCGCCGACGACACATGGGAGCGCTTCGAGGACTTCGCCGACCACATGCTGACGTCGATCCCACCGAATACGCAACTCGACGCCTTCCGCCTGCATCTGCTCAGAGGCAAGGACACCTACTGGAGCAGTTTCACCTTCCCCGACCGGTGGATCCGCCGAGGCCTTCGGCACTTCCCGATGACCATCGACATCCGCGCCGCCTCCCACAGCTTCTGGCTACCGTACTTGCCCTCGATCTCACCGAACTCGTTAGACACGGTCTCTTCTGCCGCCAGCTACTACCGTCGCCTCACGACGCTGCACCTCGTCCAAGTCAGGATCCATGACAGCTTCACGATGTACCTTGGCGAGTCCTGCCTGGTGGCTGGTGCTAGAGGAGCTCCACATGGAGAGGTGCAATATAATCACAAGTGA